A DNA window from Parabacteroides johnsonii DSM 18315 contains the following coding sequences:
- a CDS encoding EpsG family protein — translation MKRYYKCIDSKFNWYNIDFILPIICFSFIFGIRYNVGNDYMSYLDIYEGYAHYYTIRDDLEIGFEFVTRLMAETGLHYSIYFGLIAFLQIFLIYYTFRKEGYLFPFLSFMIMSGAFLGWMSVIRQSLVWCLFVYAIPFIKQRRFIPYMLCVVIGFTLHKTALLLIPLYFIFKPGKDFLRNIPLQLTLLFGALFLSGVSIWNQYLNNIDVILSLIGLGDRYSNIDNILAIDEEYVYGPRTWLIFSLNVILILYNKKIKDTFPSSNISIYYNLYIVGSYINLLLVGNHALQRPFLFFINMNIIVFSYLMVYLWKYGGKSITHTFIFLLIIVTQLLSLSSTIYLGDQERMKATYFFWWDQI, via the coding sequence ATGAAAAGATATTACAAATGTATAGACTCTAAATTTAATTGGTACAACATAGATTTTATCTTACCGATAATTTGTTTCTCTTTTATTTTTGGAATCAGATATAATGTAGGCAATGACTACATGAGCTATTTAGATATATATGAAGGATACGCTCATTATTATACTATCAGAGACGATTTGGAGATAGGATTCGAATTTGTTACTCGATTAATGGCAGAAACCGGATTACACTATTCCATTTATTTTGGCCTAATTGCTTTCTTACAAATATTTTTAATTTATTATACTTTTAGAAAAGAAGGATATCTTTTCCCATTTCTATCATTCATGATTATGTCTGGAGCTTTTTTAGGATGGATGAGTGTTATCAGACAATCTTTAGTTTGGTGTTTATTCGTATACGCTATCCCTTTTATCAAGCAAAGAAGATTTATACCCTATATGCTATGTGTTGTTATCGGATTTACACTTCACAAAACAGCACTTCTGCTAATTCCTCTATATTTCATCTTTAAACCAGGAAAAGACTTTCTTAGAAATATACCTCTGCAACTTACATTACTATTCGGTGCTCTATTTTTAAGTGGTGTTTCTATTTGGAACCAATATTTAAATAATATAGATGTAATACTGAGTCTAATTGGCTTAGGAGACAGATATAGCAATATAGATAATATTTTGGCTATTGATGAAGAATATGTATATGGACCACGCACATGGCTCATATTTTCATTAAATGTCATACTTATATTATATAACAAAAAAATCAAAGACACATTTCCCTCATCAAATATAAGTATATATTACAATTTGTATATTGTTGGTTCTTACATAAACCTTCTATTAGTTGGAAATCACGCTTTACAAAGACCATTCCTATTTTTCATCAATATGAATATTATTGTTTTCTCTTATTTAATGGTATATTTATGGAAGTATGGAGGTAAAAGCATTACACATACATTTATTTTTTTACTAATAATTGTAACCCAACTTTTAAGCCTAAGCAGTACTATTTATTTAGGAGATCAAGAAAGAATGAAGGCAACTTATTTTTTTTGGTGGGATCAAATTTAA
- a CDS encoding glucosamine inositolphosphorylceramide transferase family protein, producing the protein MQLFSTKNLEKKLGIFHWNIGFIESSIDDIINNISFQPVIHWLKHPYHDRFFADPFILKVTDEKIEVLVEEFFYAKWKGEISLLTISRRDYRLIHRKTLLKLDTHLSFPFIYEENDQTYIIPENSQSGSLFIYTYNQKYQKLEFPQKLIQAPVVDPVVTKLNNTYFLLCTSLNFDQDADLLIYYSDNLFGPYIPFFDNPVKQDITSARSGGGLYIYNDHLYRCTQNSFKSYGASLYICQIKSIDKNKFKEEKSINILPDTQYRHGLHTLNYKENICVVDGLKYIFKPLVKIKRKLSVIK; encoded by the coding sequence ATGCAACTATTTTCAACAAAAAATTTAGAAAAAAAATTAGGTATATTCCATTGGAATATTGGTTTTATTGAATCATCCATAGATGATATCATAAACAACATATCTTTTCAACCAGTCATCCATTGGCTCAAGCATCCCTATCACGATCGTTTTTTCGCAGATCCTTTTATTCTAAAAGTGACAGATGAAAAAATTGAAGTATTGGTTGAAGAATTTTTTTACGCTAAATGGAAAGGTGAAATTTCTTTATTAACCATTTCTCGCAGAGACTACAGGTTAATACACAGAAAAACCTTATTAAAACTCGATACGCATTTATCTTTTCCATTTATTTATGAGGAAAACGATCAAACATACATCATTCCTGAAAACAGCCAAAGTGGATCACTTTTTATCTATACTTATAATCAGAAATACCAAAAGTTAGAGTTTCCCCAAAAATTAATACAAGCACCGGTTGTAGATCCGGTAGTTACAAAACTTAATAATACCTATTTTCTATTATGTACATCTCTGAATTTTGATCAAGATGCAGATTTACTAATTTACTATTCGGATAATCTGTTCGGTCCTTATATCCCTTTCTTTGATAATCCTGTAAAACAAGATATTACATCGGCTCGTTCTGGTGGAGGTCTATATATTTATAACGATCATTTATACAGATGTACACAAAACTCTTTTAAAAGTTATGGAGCTTCTCTTTATATCTGCCAAATCAAATCCATTGATAAAAATAAATTCAAAGAAGAAAAATCAATAAATATTCTACCTGATACCCAATATAGACACGGTTTACATACACTAAATTACAAAGAAAATATCTGTGTTGTAGACGGATTGAAATACATTTTTAAACCGCTAGTTAAAATCAAAAGAAAATTATCTGTTATCAAATGA
- a CDS encoding glycosyltransferase family 4 protein, whose protein sequence is MTKKIILINNAYPSPQMPNSGTYAESIKLALESGGFHVDTVVLRPSGSGLKKIKDYITFYSRLLLAPLKQYDVLYINHYTFLLPLFIRIPFQKNKIIYHWHGEELIHNTWLFKFIRSLMKKTFKSTDIHISPSHYYGSIIAKQLKIDPKKILISPSGGVDTDLFSPIYHKQKGEVLHIGFPSSLTEHKGVDYLLKLIQDIPKLQLQLKKEIYIHYINYGDKENKWKKLFYKNPVNLVEYEPYKKNEMYKFYRNIDICLMFSKRESLGLVVLEAMACNVPVIARNTTSMTELILPGINGELIPFLPNIKEIEDKIIMIYQHINQYTPAKFVCENYSKNIVSSFYKRLLTNKEII, encoded by the coding sequence ATGACAAAAAAAATTATACTGATAAACAATGCATACCCATCTCCACAAATGCCTAATAGCGGGACATATGCTGAATCCATCAAACTTGCACTCGAAAGCGGCGGATTTCATGTAGATACAGTCGTATTACGCCCTTCAGGATCCGGATTAAAAAAGATCAAAGATTATATTACATTTTATTCTCGATTATTATTAGCACCGTTAAAACAATATGATGTATTATATATCAATCATTACACTTTTTTACTTCCGCTATTTATACGCATCCCATTCCAAAAAAATAAAATCATTTACCATTGGCACGGAGAAGAATTAATTCACAATACTTGGTTATTTAAGTTTATTCGTTCTTTAATGAAGAAAACATTCAAAAGTACAGACATTCATATATCACCTTCTCATTATTACGGTTCAATTATTGCCAAGCAACTAAAAATTGATCCTAAAAAAATACTTATTTCTCCAAGCGGAGGAGTAGACACGGATTTATTCAGTCCCATATACCATAAACAGAAAGGAGAAGTCCTACATATCGGTTTTCCATCCTCTTTAACCGAACATAAAGGAGTCGATTATCTTTTAAAACTCATACAAGATATTCCCAAACTACAATTACAATTGAAAAAAGAAATATATATTCATTATATAAATTATGGAGACAAAGAAAATAAATGGAAAAAATTATTTTACAAAAACCCAGTAAATTTAGTCGAATATGAACCATACAAAAAAAATGAAATGTATAAATTTTACAGGAATATCGACATTTGTCTTATGTTTTCAAAAAGAGAATCATTAGGCCTCGTAGTACTTGAAGCAATGGCCTGCAATGTTCCTGTTATTGCCAGAAATACAACATCTATGACTGAATTAATATTGCCAGGTATAAATGGAGAATTAATACCTTTTTTGCCTAACATTAAAGAAATAGAAGATAAAATAATAATGATATACCAACATATAAATCAATACACTCCAGCAAAATTTGTCTGTGAGAATTATAGTAAAAATATAGTTTCTTCATTTTATAAGCGACTGCTCACCAATAAAGAAATAATATGA
- a CDS encoding glycoside hydrolase family 88 protein, with protein sequence MNNKQLHIFNKLRQYCESEHFKGWDPYDGLNSKIFQNIPLLHKSALCRLIMIQGFKRMPFNLRPLFLVPKEYNSKGIGLFLQGYCNLYTIIEKTSKEDLSKEKERVLSRIHQLAELLIALRSKGYSGSCWGYNFDWQARRLFFFPKNTPTVVATSFCAEALISAYKITRKENYLANALSAVNFVIQDLHRTPQKRGFLFSYSPLPGNDTVYNASLLGSKILSYGYHYTQNTLYKELAGESVLACCDAQKGDGSWSYGMLPVQTWKDSFHTGYNLDCIQEYQTLTGDTTFSAHIENGFKYYIQHFFENDGTPKYYDNKTYPIDIHCPGQLLVTLSKLKKYAEHKELADKVVNWTITNMQDSEGYFYYQLKQFFSSHIPYMRWSNAFMFNALSYYLLEQLQYEK encoded by the coding sequence ATGAATAATAAACAATTACACATATTCAATAAACTCCGCCAATATTGCGAGTCCGAACACTTCAAAGGTTGGGATCCTTATGACGGATTAAACTCTAAAATTTTCCAGAATATCCCCCTCCTTCATAAATCAGCCCTATGCCGATTGATCATGATACAAGGATTCAAGCGCATGCCTTTTAACTTGAGGCCTCTGTTTCTTGTTCCGAAAGAATACAATTCAAAAGGAATCGGACTTTTCCTGCAAGGATATTGTAACCTCTATACCATCATAGAGAAAACAAGCAAAGAGGACTTATCAAAGGAAAAAGAGAGAGTCCTATCCCGTATCCATCAATTGGCCGAACTTCTGATTGCACTGCGTTCAAAAGGATATAGCGGCTCATGCTGGGGATACAATTTCGACTGGCAGGCCCGTCGTTTATTTTTCTTTCCTAAAAACACCCCGACAGTAGTAGCAACAAGTTTTTGCGCAGAGGCACTCATTAGCGCATACAAAATTACACGAAAAGAAAATTATCTTGCAAACGCATTATCGGCTGTCAATTTTGTTATACAAGATCTGCACAGGACTCCTCAGAAAAGAGGTTTTTTATTCTCATACAGTCCGTTACCAGGCAACGACACCGTGTACAATGCTTCTCTTTTAGGAAGTAAAATTTTAAGTTATGGTTATCACTATACCCAAAATACCTTATACAAAGAATTAGCAGGAGAATCGGTCTTAGCCTGTTGCGATGCACAGAAAGGGGACGGTTCCTGGTCTTACGGAATGTTGCCGGTACAAACCTGGAAAGACAGTTTCCATACAGGATACAATTTAGATTGCATACAGGAATATCAGACTTTAACAGGAGACACGACATTCTCCGCTCATATCGAAAACGGTTTCAAATACTACATTCAGCATTTTTTCGAAAATGACGGAACACCTAAATATTATGACAATAAGACATATCCTATTGATATCCATTGTCCGGGCCAACTGCTCGTCACCCTATCCAAACTCAAAAAATATGCGGAACATAAAGAATTAGCCGACAAAGTAGTAAACTGGACAATCACGAATATGCAAGATTCCGAAGGATACTTTTACTACCAGTTAAAACAATTCTTCAGCTCGCACATACCATATATGCGTTGGAGCAATGCTTTCATGTTTAATGCCTTATCTTATTATTTATTAGAACAATTGCAATATGAAAAGTAA
- a CDS encoding WecB/TagA/CpsF family glycosyltransferase → MKSKSTFINGIKVHPFPSDSSLLEYVEEHKGILVAINAEKILHANEQIQDIVNRNIGYCDGIGAVMAVRQHGAVDAVKIAGCELWLKIITALYQKEKTFYLIGSKQPVIEKTISRLKEDFPGIQIAGYRDGYIQTETEQEELIEDIKTKQPDVIFVAMGSPKQELLMEKMYQAHPAIYQGLGGSFDVYTGNVKRAPEWWIKHNLEFAYRLLKQPSRIKRQIHLIKFLILVKTGKI, encoded by the coding sequence ATGAAAAGTAAATCAACATTCATAAACGGAATAAAAGTCCACCCCTTTCCCTCAGATTCCAGTTTGCTGGAATATGTGGAGGAACATAAAGGGATATTAGTAGCGATAAATGCGGAGAAGATACTGCATGCGAACGAGCAAATACAAGATATTGTGAACAGGAATATCGGATATTGCGATGGCATAGGAGCAGTTATGGCAGTACGGCAGCACGGAGCCGTGGATGCCGTCAAGATCGCGGGATGCGAACTGTGGTTGAAGATTATAACAGCTCTGTATCAAAAAGAAAAAACCTTCTACTTGATCGGGAGTAAACAGCCCGTAATAGAGAAGACCATCTCCCGGTTGAAAGAAGACTTTCCCGGAATACAGATAGCGGGTTACCGTGACGGATACATACAAACAGAGACAGAACAGGAAGAACTGATCGAAGACATCAAGACAAAACAGCCGGATGTCATATTCGTTGCAATGGGATCACCCAAACAAGAGTTATTGATGGAAAAAATGTATCAGGCACATCCCGCAATTTACCAAGGGTTAGGAGGAAGTTTCGACGTCTATACAGGGAACGTGAAACGAGCACCCGAATGGTGGATAAAGCACAATCTCGAATTTGCATACCGCCTATTGAAACAACCCTCGCGCATCAAACGACAAATACATTTAATCAAATTCTTGATACTGGTCAAGACTGGAAAAATCTAA
- the wecB gene encoding non-hydrolyzing UDP-N-acetylglucosamine 2-epimerase: protein MKKIMLVFGTRPEAIKMAPLVKAFQQKKNKFETIVCVTGQHREMLDQVLKLFNIRPDYDLNIMRQGQDLYDITARVLTGMRDVLQEAKPDIVLVHGDTTTSTAAALAAFYRQIPVGHVEAGLRTHNIYSPWPEEMNRQITGRIATWHFSPTVLSRNNLIHEGINENKIRITGNTVIDALYHVAATIRKDFTLRKQLDTELMSAGYKTTPLAEQSYRKLVLITGHRRENFGDGFIQICRAIKTLAEQYAEVDFVYPMHLNPNVREPIHEIFGNAHLPNLFFIEPLEYLPFVYLMEKSTLVLTDSGGIQEEAPGLGKPVLVMRDTTERPEALDAGTVKLVGTDYSRIVTEVSHLLDDNTYYNRMSQAVNPYGDGTASQQIVQTIEKVI from the coding sequence ATGAAGAAAATAATGCTCGTCTTCGGAACCCGTCCTGAAGCAATTAAAATGGCACCATTAGTAAAAGCTTTCCAACAGAAAAAAAATAAATTTGAAACCATTGTCTGTGTTACTGGGCAACACAGGGAAATGCTGGACCAAGTTCTAAAGCTTTTCAACATCCGCCCCGATTACGATCTCAACATAATGAGGCAAGGACAGGACCTCTACGATATAACAGCCCGAGTTCTGACAGGAATGCGAGACGTTCTGCAGGAAGCGAAGCCAGATATCGTTCTGGTCCACGGGGACACCACCACTTCAACAGCCGCAGCACTCGCCGCCTTCTACCGGCAAATACCGGTCGGTCATGTAGAAGCGGGATTACGCACACACAATATTTACAGTCCGTGGCCGGAAGAAATGAACAGACAGATCACCGGAAGGATTGCCACCTGGCATTTCTCTCCTACAGTTTTGAGCCGGAATAACTTGATACATGAAGGTATAAATGAGAACAAGATTCGCATTACCGGTAATACTGTTATCGACGCCCTTTACCATGTTGCCGCTACTATCCGCAAAGATTTCACCCTGCGTAAACAACTTGACACCGAACTGATGTCTGCTGGTTATAAAACAACTCCACTTGCTGAACAAAGTTACCGCAAACTGGTTTTAATAACAGGTCATCGCCGGGAAAACTTCGGCGATGGATTTATCCAAATATGCCGGGCAATAAAGACTCTGGCAGAGCAGTATGCGGAGGTAGACTTTGTCTACCCTATGCACTTGAACCCAAATGTAAGGGAACCCATTCACGAAATATTCGGAAATGCCCATCTCCCTAACCTGTTCTTTATAGAGCCTTTGGAGTATCTTCCCTTCGTCTATCTAATGGAGAAGTCAACACTTGTCCTAACCGACAGCGGAGGCATACAAGAAGAGGCTCCGGGGTTGGGAAAACCAGTGCTTGTCATGCGTGACACAACGGAACGGCCAGAAGCACTTGACGCAGGGACAGTAAAATTGGTAGGAACGGATTACTCCCGGATTGTGACTGAAGTATCCCACTTGCTAGATGACAATACTTATTATAACCGTATGAGCCAAGCAGTAAACCCTTATGGGGACGGAACTGCCAGCCAACAAATCGTTCAAACAATAGAAAAAGTAATATGA
- a CDS encoding SLBB domain-containing protein, with amino-acid sequence MKNLDKKQAVLCRHKPSSRQRIRQQHLTRYIIGFLFILVSITIHAQIPQELIDKARAAGMTEEQIQKEIAKHGKEQNGINQIIHPTAENIVSDRSQPTQQALPPLTEQRDEHKPKQPLEDIVFGREIFSDKNLTFEPDLNMPTPKNYVLSAGDELLINVWGDSELNLKLSISPDGTILIPNVGPVSLSGLTIEAAENRIRQELGKIMATLDGSQPNTFVSVGLGQIRSIKVNIVGEAVAPGTYTLSSLATLFNALYAAGGVNDIGSLRNIKVYRNSKEIANLDVYDYLLNGKYDTNIRLEDNDMIIIGPYEQLVTAGGKVKRDRTYELRRGETLADLLDMAGGFTGDAYTNSIRVKRKAGDRYKIATVNEEQFQTFVLQDGDSLMVDSVIPYYDNRIIISGAVWRPGEYELSPDVHTVKQLVEQASGLKGDEFTGRAQITRLNPDFTSSVIAINIVDILNGKAPDIELQKEDQLYIPSLFGLREPYTIKVSGAVNAPDTVLPFRKNLTVEDVIVLAGGLREAASTINVEVARRLKDPSATRSSNQTAETFNFTLDEGLAVTSGDTLFTLEPFDEVFVRFSPGYQEQQVVKVGGEITFAGNYALKKKNTRLSELIKQSGGITPDAYVRGASLKRKLTTDELRQIETLLQLSNNSKQSRDSISISLANLKEYPVGIDLQKALAHPGSADDLVLRDGDVLYIPQQQSTVKVSGSVTYPNSVTYTKGMDIRDCLSQAGGYNDIARKYPIVIYMNGKVATTQRKMIFFKRYPKVEPGCEIVVPAKTQRDRRASLAEIMSVGSSVTSMAAMITSMVNLLK; translated from the coding sequence ATGAAAAATCTTGACAAAAAACAAGCTGTATTATGCCGTCATAAGCCATCAAGTCGTCAACGGATAAGACAACAGCATCTGACACGATACATCATTGGGTTCCTGTTTATACTGGTATCAATTACCATACATGCACAAATTCCACAGGAATTAATCGATAAAGCCCGTGCCGCCGGGATGACAGAGGAACAGATACAAAAAGAAATAGCCAAGCATGGGAAAGAACAAAATGGTATCAACCAGATCATTCATCCGACTGCGGAAAACATCGTATCCGACCGTTCCCAACCTACCCAGCAAGCACTTCCTCCACTGACGGAGCAACGCGACGAACATAAGCCTAAGCAACCTTTGGAAGATATTGTTTTCGGGCGAGAAATCTTTTCTGATAAGAATTTGACATTCGAACCGGATCTGAATATGCCGACGCCTAAAAATTATGTCCTATCGGCAGGAGACGAGTTGCTGATCAATGTATGGGGAGATTCGGAGCTGAACTTGAAACTCAGTATTTCTCCCGACGGAACGATCTTGATCCCCAATGTCGGTCCCGTATCCCTAAGTGGACTGACTATCGAGGCAGCAGAGAATCGCATCCGGCAGGAATTGGGTAAAATCATGGCAACGCTTGACGGCAGTCAGCCTAACACATTCGTTTCTGTTGGACTGGGGCAAATTCGCAGCATTAAAGTCAATATTGTCGGCGAGGCCGTCGCACCCGGAACTTATACACTCTCATCTCTCGCCACGCTTTTCAATGCCCTTTATGCAGCAGGAGGAGTAAACGATATCGGATCACTGAGAAATATAAAAGTATACCGGAACAGCAAAGAGATCGCCAACCTCGATGTATACGACTATCTGCTGAACGGTAAATATGACACGAATATACGACTGGAAGACAACGACATGATCATTATCGGCCCTTACGAACAGCTTGTCACCGCCGGTGGTAAAGTGAAAAGAGACCGTACATACGAACTCCGACGAGGAGAGACGCTTGCCGACCTGCTCGACATGGCAGGCGGTTTCACAGGAGATGCCTACACCAACAGTATACGGGTGAAACGCAAAGCTGGCGATCGCTACAAGATTGCCACAGTTAACGAGGAACAATTCCAGACATTTGTGCTACAAGACGGCGATTCACTGATGGTGGATTCAGTCATCCCCTACTACGATAATCGAATCATCATTTCCGGTGCAGTCTGGCGACCCGGAGAATATGAGTTAAGTCCGGACGTACACACCGTCAAACAATTGGTCGAACAGGCTTCGGGACTTAAAGGAGACGAATTTACAGGACGCGCACAGATCACAAGGCTCAACCCTGACTTCACCAGTTCGGTAATCGCCATCAATATTGTAGACATTTTGAACGGGAAGGCTCCTGACATCGAACTACAGAAGGAAGACCAACTATATATCCCTTCTTTGTTTGGCCTCCGTGAACCTTATACTATCAAAGTGAGTGGAGCAGTTAACGCTCCCGATACCGTATTGCCCTTCCGTAAGAATCTGACAGTAGAGGATGTTATTGTCCTCGCCGGTGGCCTACGCGAAGCAGCCTCGACTATCAACGTGGAAGTGGCACGACGGCTCAAAGATCCGTCCGCCACCCGGAGCAGTAACCAGACAGCCGAGACATTTAACTTCACCCTCGACGAAGGACTGGCTGTAACCTCCGGCGATACACTTTTCACCCTCGAACCATTCGACGAAGTATTCGTCCGTTTCTCACCCGGTTACCAGGAACAGCAAGTAGTGAAGGTCGGAGGCGAGATCACTTTTGCCGGCAACTATGCTTTAAAGAAAAAGAATACGCGCCTAAGCGAACTGATCAAGCAATCGGGCGGAATCACTCCAGACGCCTATGTGCGGGGAGCCAGCTTGAAACGCAAACTGACAACGGACGAGTTGCGCCAGATCGAAACTCTCCTGCAATTGAGTAATAACAGTAAGCAGAGTCGTGACTCGATCTCCATTTCGCTTGCCAACCTGAAGGAGTACCCCGTAGGCATCGACCTGCAAAAAGCGCTCGCCCACCCGGGAAGCGCCGACGACCTGGTATTGCGCGATGGAGACGTGCTCTACATTCCCCAACAGCAAAGCACAGTGAAAGTGAGCGGCTCCGTCACCTACCCTAACAGCGTGACCTATACGAAAGGAATGGACATCCGGGACTGCCTCTCACAGGCTGGTGGCTACAACGACATTGCCCGCAAGTATCCTATCGTCATCTACATGAACGGAAAAGTGGCGACCACGCAACGTAAAATGATTTTCTTCAAACGTTACCCCAAGGTCGAACCTGGCTGCGAAATCGTAGTCCCCGCCAAGACGCAACGCGACCGCCGGGCAAGTCTGGCTGAAATCATGAGCGTCGGCAGTTCTGTCACATCAATGGCTGCAATGATAACATCAATGGTTAATCTTTTAAAGTAA
- a CDS encoding Wzz/FepE/Etk N-terminal domain-containing protein — translation MDKNNHTPSSTLSEIDLVALTGYLWKKRRFFIKCCGFATMVGLIIAFSIPKEFTTTVKLAPELLDATSKMSNLSGLAAMAGINLNSASGQDALSPNLYPDIVHSTPFLLELFPEKVTDKENKYTITLYDYLDSHQRSTWWSLLIKAPLKGIAALRSFFFDNEENDGHLNPFRLTRKQEDVLKNLRQRITVFVDKKTQVVTLGVDMQDPLISADVAHSIVIKLQTYITHYRTQKAKKDLEFTEKVLKESRSAYYKAQQAYAAFEDGNKNIISASYRTEQERLRNEMTLTFNVYNTLAQKLEQDKLRVQEQTPVYTIIEPATVPLKASSPKKLLILVAFIFLAFIGGCGYLIIQKYEITSSPGSEA, via the coding sequence ATGGATAAGAACAATCATACTCCGTCATCTACACTATCGGAAATCGACTTGGTCGCCCTCACCGGCTACCTGTGGAAAAAACGACGTTTCTTCATAAAATGCTGCGGATTTGCAACAATGGTGGGACTCATCATTGCTTTCAGCATACCCAAAGAGTTCACTACAACGGTGAAACTGGCTCCCGAACTCCTCGATGCCACAAGCAAGATGAGCAATCTCAGTGGACTCGCGGCAATGGCAGGAATCAACCTCAACTCAGCCTCCGGCCAGGATGCTTTGTCACCCAACCTCTATCCCGATATTGTGCACAGTACACCTTTTCTGTTGGAACTTTTCCCCGAAAAGGTAACCGACAAAGAGAATAAGTACACGATCACCCTATATGATTACTTAGACAGCCATCAGCGCTCCACTTGGTGGAGCCTCCTTATAAAAGCTCCTCTAAAAGGAATAGCCGCCCTCCGTTCATTCTTCTTCGATAACGAAGAAAACGATGGGCACCTAAACCCCTTTCGGCTCACCCGCAAGCAAGAAGATGTACTGAAAAACCTACGCCAGCGCATCACTGTCTTTGTCGATAAAAAGACACAAGTCGTTACTCTCGGTGTCGACATGCAAGACCCGCTGATCTCAGCCGACGTGGCGCACAGTATCGTGATAAAGCTACAGACCTACATCACACATTACCGAACACAGAAAGCAAAGAAAGATCTGGAATTTACAGAAAAAGTGCTAAAGGAATCACGCAGTGCCTATTACAAAGCACAGCAGGCCTATGCAGCTTTCGAAGACGGCAACAAAAACATTATCTCCGCCAGTTACCGTACCGAGCAAGAACGGTTACGCAACGAGATGACCCTCACGTTCAATGTATATAACACGTTAGCGCAAAAGCTCGAACAAGATAAACTCCGGGTACAGGAACAGACACCAGTCTACACCATTATCGAACCGGCAACTGTCCCTCTCAAAGCTTCTTCTCCCAAGAAACTGCTGATTCTGGTAGCATTCATCTTCCTCGCCTTCATCGGAGGATGCGGGTATCTGATCATCCAGAAATATGAGATCACCTCATCACCGGGATCTGAAGCGTAA